The following coding sequences lie in one Lepeophtheirus salmonis chromosome 11, UVic_Lsal_1.4, whole genome shotgun sequence genomic window:
- the LOC121126375 gene encoding beta,beta-carotene 15,15'-dioxygenase-like: MGASFSNGNNYHFVKYQDSFEMNNYQVIGSVPSRFPNHIGLFHAYGMTDNYLVFCEQPCGFDVRHFGNSQRFSGDYGMEYMRGESNYFYIMNKRTGRRMEVSYVTDKPYFFYNFVNCYEYENHVVIDVMGFEDSDFFSSMRSSSSQFFREKYSSSKIMRFRLPLNAYSRGMELTYSSSSYRDSSMLSHGCNRIILRPQYLFRESELMYPCINPNYNCKKYQYTYGNSGNSIIKFDVENGQTLMWRGRMSFGDPLEVCLFLIHQADMRMMVFSFPGVLIPEETFPRAL; encoded by the coding sequence ATGGGTGCTTCCTTTTCTAATGGAAACAATTATCATTTCGTAAAATATCAAGACTCCTTTGAAATGAACAACTATCAAGTCATTGGAAGCGTTCCATCTCGATTCCCGAACCACATTGGACTCTTCCACGCCTATGGAATGACAGACAACTATTTGGTCTTTTGTGAACAGCCATGTGGATTTGATGTGAGACACTTTGGTAACAGCCAAAGATTTTCAGGCGATTATGGTATGGAGTACATGCGAGGAGAAAGCAATTACTTCTACATCATGAACAAAAGAACGGGTAGACGCATGGAAGTGAGCTACGTGACGGATAAACCTTACTTCTTCTACAACTTTGTCAACTGCTACGAGTATGAAAACCACGTTGTTATTGATGTCATGGGCTTTGAAGACTCTGATTTCTTTTCATCCATGAGATCGTCTTCCTCTCAATTCTTCCGAGAGAAATACTCCTCTTCCAAAATCATGAGATTCCGCCTCCCTCTGAACGCCTACTCCAGGGGAATGGAATTGACATATTCTTCCTCCTCCTACAGAGATTCCTCCATGCTGAGTCATGGATGTAACAGAATTATTCTTCGTCCTCAGTATCTGTTCCGTGAGTCCGAACTGATGTATCCCTGCATCAACCCCAATTACAActgcaaaaaatatcaatacacCTATGGTAACAGTggaaattcaatcattaaatttGATGTTGAGAATGGGCAAACTCTTATGTGGAGAGGGAGAATGAGTTTTGGAGACCCTTTAGAAGTATGTTTGTTCCTAATCCATCAGGCCGATATGAGGATGATGGTGTTCTCATTTCCTGGTGTTCTCATTCCAGAGGAGACTTTTCCAAGAGCTTTATGA